The genome window GCTCGGCAAGAGGATGGAGGTCGCCACCGGAAAAGTCAACGTGGCGCTGCACCGCTTCAGCCAGAATGTTGAAGGCTCGCTCGTCGACCTCCACCTGCTTGTCGCGCATGACTTGTTTCACGTAGGCATCGGCTCGCGCGGCCTCCCTCCGGGCCCGCAGAATCTTGTGGGCCTTGTGGTGGAGCTCTGCTGCCTCCGTTTCCGTCAGTGCTGGCGCGAACGCAATGGAGTCCACCCGGCACACCACGTAGCCGCGGGTCGTCTTGACGACGGGCGATATCTCGCCAATGCGGAGCTGAAAGATGGCGTCGTCGAGGGCAGGCTCGATGTCACCCCAGCGCGTTGCAAATCGGAAACGCGTGGTGTCGGCGGCGATCGGGCCCAGTGTGCGCAACAGCCCTGCAAATGAGCCGGAGGCGAGCAGCTGCCGGCGCGCCTCCTCGGCCTCTGCCTGGTTCTTGGTCAGGAAGAATTGAACGGTGCGAGTTTGGCGCATTTGCTGTGCGGCTGCCGCGACTTCCTGGGGCGTCAAGTGGACCTTGTCCTGCACCTCCCGGGCGTAGAGAGCCCGCGCCGCTGCAAGATCGGCACAGAGCGCCACGGCTTCCTGGAAGTGCTCATCGCGGTGAAGACCTTGGTCCTCAGCCTCCAGCGCTAACAACTTCTCGTCGATGAGCAGCTCTACCAAGGCCCGCTTCTGCTCTTCCGGCGTTCCTTTGACCTGCGGCCGTATAGCCAGCTCGCAACGCAAGGCAAACTGC of Calditrichota bacterium contains these proteins:
- a CDS encoding peptidyl-prolyl cis-trans isomerase; the encoded protein is MARVGDRGITQQQFALRCELAIRPQVKGTPEEQKRALVELLIDEKLLALEAEDQGLHRDEHFQEAVALCADLAAARALYAREVQDKVHLTPQEVAAAAQQMRQTRTVQFFLTKNQAEAEEARRQLLASGSFAGLLRTLGPIAADTTRFRFATRWGDIEPALDDAIFQLRIGEISPVVKTTRGYVVCRVDSIAFAPALTETEAAELHHKAHKILRARREAARADAYVKQVMRDKQVEVDERAFNILAEAVQRHVDFSGGDLHPLAERQVLLSDELVGLTAQDLAGAADMVVLRFAGGQWRIGEVLKRWRVLRPPIATSSPNACRSSLARVLSTMVRDHFLAQEAKRKGLYKSPQVREEIA